One Oceanotoga teriensis DNA segment encodes these proteins:
- a CDS encoding sensor domain-containing diguanylate cyclase — MILSTLESLIDMGTWEYDLNSKNMKISKGSAKILGIENVSEFKREDFYKLVVSEDIQRAISYEQLFYKETFIPTLTFKIITKYNDLKYLSSKVKVIKDNFGNNIKVLGVTLDITDMKLREKKLKLFEKAIEVAGYGIYITDVDGVIEYINPAFERITGFSKKDSIGKKTSILSSGMNGDDDYYKMWNTILSGNIWKEEIVNKKKNGDFYTAYQIITPIYNEKNKIEFFVAIQEDITEQKKNQELIRKYASYDSLTDAYNRRMGLIILEKQIKNYFKNKDNISICFLDINNLKYINDVYGHNFGDIMLKNFSETIMNSINEDDYFIRLGGDEFLIIFSKSDFKKANFIWDKIKEKFKAINYEKRYPFKIEVAYGICEYNGEGLDDFISKADNLMYEKKRIMKNKE, encoded by the coding sequence ATGATTTTGAGTACATTAGAAAGTCTTATAGATATGGGAACTTGGGAATATGATCTAAATTCAAAAAATATGAAAATTTCTAAAGGTTCGGCGAAAATACTCGGCATTGAGAATGTTTCTGAATTTAAAAGAGAAGATTTTTATAAACTAGTTGTTTCTGAGGATATTCAAAGAGCTATTAGTTATGAGCAACTTTTTTATAAAGAGACATTTATACCAACATTGACATTTAAAATAATTACAAAATATAATGATTTGAAGTATTTGAGTTCTAAAGTAAAGGTTATTAAAGATAATTTTGGAAATAATATAAAGGTTTTAGGAGTTACTTTGGATATAACTGATATGAAGCTAAGAGAGAAAAAATTGAAACTTTTTGAAAAAGCAATTGAAGTTGCTGGTTATGGTATATATATAACTGATGTTGATGGAGTTATAGAGTATATTAATCCAGCTTTTGAAAGAATAACAGGTTTTTCTAAAAAAGATTCTATTGGGAAAAAAACGAGTATATTATCTTCAGGAATGAATGGAGATGATGATTATTATAAGATGTGGAATACAATTCTTTCTGGCAATATATGGAAAGAAGAAATTGTGAATAAGAAAAAAAATGGGGATTTTTATACTGCTTATCAGATAATAACACCTATTTATAATGAAAAAAATAAAATAGAATTTTTTGTAGCTATTCAAGAAGATATAACAGAACAGAAAAAAAATCAAGAATTAATAAGAAAATATGCATCTTATGATTCTTTAACAGATGCTTATAATAGAAGAATGGGTTTGATAATACTTGAAAAACAGATAAAAAATTATTTTAAAAATAAAGATAATATTAGTATATGTTTTTTAGATATTAATAATCTTAAATATATAAACGATGTTTATGGACATAATTTTGGAGATATAATGTTAAAAAATTTTTCAGAGACTATTATGAATTCTATAAATGAAGATGATTATTTTATAAGACTTGGTGGAGATGAGTTTCTCATAATTTTTTCGAAAAGTGATTTTAAAAAAGCAAATTTTATTTGGGATAAGATAAAAGAAAAATTTAAGGCAATAAATTATGAAAAGAGATATCCTTTTAAAATAGAGGTTGCATATGGCATCTGTGAATATAATGGTGAAGGGCTCGATGATTTTATATCTAAGGCTGATAATTTGATGTATGAAAAGAAAAGAATTATGAAAAATAAAGAATGA
- a CDS encoding alpha/beta fold hydrolase, whose translation MATYNYKDLEIFYHDKGKGKNILFLHGDTASTELFLNEIDILSKDYRVIAPDLPGHGKSSRIKRFPLNFWKFSAEVFLSMIEDLNLSDVNILGISGGSIIALNMVILNDSNINKVMIDSFLGKSIPRGVAFSIQKSRASMKGIGQGFWQAMHGIDWEDVVDADTNMLVEFSKRIENFYDSELLSIKKKVMIVSTDKSKVIDLINDIPNSDYYIFENGEDPLIISEQDRFKIVLDDFFN comes from the coding sequence ATGGCTACATATAATTATAAAGATCTTGAGATTTTTTATCATGATAAAGGAAAGGGAAAGAATATATTATTTTTACATGGAGATACTGCATCGACAGAACTTTTTTTGAATGAAATAGATATTTTATCAAAAGATTATAGAGTTATCGCTCCAGATTTGCCGGGTCATGGAAAATCCAGCAGAATAAAAAGATTTCCATTAAATTTTTGGAAATTTTCTGCAGAAGTATTTTTGAGTATGATTGAAGATTTAAATCTTTCTGATGTAAATATTTTAGGGATCAGTGGTGGATCAATAATTGCTTTGAATATGGTTATTTTGAATGACTCAAATATAAATAAAGTAATGATAGATAGTTTTTTGGGTAAATCGATACCAAGAGGTGTTGCATTCAGTATTCAAAAGAGTAGAGCAAGTATGAAGGGTATAGGACAAGGTTTTTGGCAAGCTATGCATGGAATTGATTGGGAAGATGTTGTAGATGCTGATACTAATATGCTTGTTGAATTTTCTAAAAGAATAGAAAACTTTTATGATTCTGAACTTTTAAGTATAAAGAAAAAAGTTATGATAGTTTCTACTGATAAATCTAAGGTTATAGATTTGATAAATGATATTCCAAATAGTGATTATTATATATTTGAAAATGGTGAAGATCCTTTGATAATTTCTGAACAGGATAGATTTAAAATAGTTTTGGACGATTTTTTTAATTAA
- a CDS encoding tetratricopeptide repeat protein, whose protein sequence is MRKIITFLFLITSILIFASLDDISEIFNKEDMIQSSDQKLQKMGYLLKHWEKNHSLYKQKADEIKINNFREDEKALINFMENIQPLVYIDPVAKLSELYEQYPDSIAVKSLYLLYNVEYWKAIKDPKIAEQIISLSNEIENIKSKDIPLGIYAKSLIMWKSNIFKNEEIAYSQLKNLYINITNQKEILELLIEMNYQNKNNSLTKKLYKDYLEKPEKDVKTMIHLANLLYFDNDIEELSKFSEDLLNQYPNNSFVKKNIYEILGDSSKNIDQKVEYYKLASSSDPEDPNLLTKLGLSYYEQDPKENAKLVRIILNSSISKNPNQPEVEKILSKLRKNVIIKNFLFYMVPIILITAIGIFLLLKLEKIKKEKELKLMNDENDDNI, encoded by the coding sequence TTGAGAAAAATAATAACTTTTTTATTTTTAATTACTTCAATACTTATATTTGCATCATTAGATGATATATCAGAAATATTCAATAAAGAAGATATGATTCAAAGTTCAGATCAAAAACTGCAAAAAATGGGATATCTTTTAAAACATTGGGAAAAAAATCATTCTCTTTACAAACAAAAAGCAGATGAAATAAAAATAAACAATTTTCGTGAAGATGAAAAAGCTTTAATAAACTTCATGGAAAATATACAACCCTTAGTTTATATAGATCCAGTTGCTAAATTAAGTGAACTTTATGAACAATATCCAGATTCAATAGCTGTAAAATCACTTTATCTTTTATACAATGTAGAGTATTGGAAAGCCATAAAAGATCCAAAAATTGCAGAACAAATAATAAGTTTAAGTAATGAAATAGAAAACATAAAATCAAAAGACATACCACTTGGAATATATGCAAAAAGTTTAATAATGTGGAAATCAAATATATTTAAAAATGAAGAAATAGCTTATTCACAGTTAAAAAATTTATATATTAATATAACTAATCAAAAAGAGATTTTAGAATTACTTATAGAAATGAATTATCAAAATAAAAATAACTCATTAACCAAAAAACTCTATAAAGATTATTTAGAAAAACCAGAAAAAGATGTAAAAACAATGATTCATCTTGCAAATCTTTTATACTTTGATAATGATATAGAAGAATTATCAAAATTTTCAGAAGATCTTTTAAACCAATATCCAAACAATAGTTTTGTAAAAAAGAATATATATGAAATACTTGGAGACTCATCAAAAAATATAGACCAAAAAGTAGAATATTATAAATTAGCTTCTTCAAGCGATCCAGAAGACCCAAACCTTTTAACAAAACTTGGATTGTCTTATTATGAACAAGATCCAAAAGAAAATGCAAAACTCGTAAGAATCATTTTGAATTCTTCGATATCAAAAAATCCAAATCAACCTGAAGTAGAAAAAATACTTTCTAAACTAAGAAAAAATGTAATCATTAAAAACTTCTTATTTTATATGGTTCCAATAATTTTAATAACAGCAATTGGAATATTTTTATTGTTGAAACTTGAAAAAATAAAAAAAGAAAAAGAACTTAAATTGATGAATGATGAAAATGATGATAATATATAA
- a CDS encoding DUF1007 family protein, translating into MKKIFIYCAYTLISITIIAHPHVFIEVLTKINIKNDILEISSTWKFDDLMSMLLKKQYNDIDSINKKLQEKYKKENFFTTIYLNQKNLQISPLKIFSTEIENRILFTMIYDLKLENNNNEIIISTYDKSYYTYLKTEKDDNINIIPNKNYEIESTIFANFDKLFYFDQIFPYEIKLIIRRK; encoded by the coding sequence ATGAAAAAAATTTTTATTTATTGTGCATACACTTTAATATCTATAACAATAATCGCCCATCCACATGTATTCATAGAAGTTTTAACTAAAATAAATATAAAAAACGATATATTAGAAATATCTTCAACTTGGAAATTTGACGATTTAATGAGCATGCTTTTAAAAAAACAATATAATGATATAGATTCTATAAATAAAAAACTTCAAGAAAAATATAAAAAAGAAAATTTTTTTACTACAATTTATCTAAACCAAAAAAACCTACAAATTTCGCCCTTAAAAATATTTTCAACTGAAATCGAAAACAGAATATTGTTTACAATGATATACGATTTAAAATTAGAAAATAATAATAATGAAATAATCATTTCAACATATGATAAAAGTTATTATACTTATTTAAAAACCGAAAAAGATGATAATATAAATATAATACCAAACAAAAATTATGAAATAGAAAGTACTATATTTGCAAATTTTGATAAATTATTTTACTTTGATCAAATATTTCCATATGAAATAAAATTAATAATTCGGAGAAAATAA
- a CDS encoding HoxN/HupN/NixA family nickel/cobalt transporter, whose product MNIKKITLFIIILIIILFLIKYFNIIPKINHEIINIQYNINQTLGNLIKSIKENPQNLINASIISFLFGIIHAAGPGHGKTFAASIFLEDKTSNAKKSIIFGNIFAITHTLSAIILISFFYFIIKDILFIDSETPTKIIKLISSSFLILLGIFLLIKNIKDKNDAPKNKEYKITAFLAGIVPCPGVMTIMLFSISYDFYIQGIILSIAMSIGMGLTVTISALLSHYFRIFLDKKIFNFKKGQKIISTFASIMIIFFGLISLNLY is encoded by the coding sequence ATGAATATAAAAAAAATAACTTTATTTATAATAATATTAATTATAATATTATTTTTAATCAAATACTTCAATATAATTCCAAAAATAAATCATGAAATAATTAATATACAATATAATATAAATCAAACACTTGGAAATCTTATAAAATCGATAAAAGAAAACCCTCAAAATTTAATAAATGCTTCAATAATATCTTTTTTATTTGGTATAATTCATGCCGCTGGACCAGGTCATGGAAAAACATTTGCTGCTTCTATATTTTTAGAGGATAAAACATCAAATGCTAAAAAATCGATAATATTTGGGAATATATTTGCTATAACTCACACATTATCTGCAATAATTTTGATATCTTTTTTTTATTTTATTATAAAAGACATTCTTTTCATAGATAGCGAAACTCCTACAAAAATAATAAAATTGATAAGTAGTTCATTTTTGATATTATTAGGAATATTTTTACTAATAAAAAATATAAAAGACAAAAATGATGCTCCAAAAAACAAAGAGTACAAAATCACGGCTTTCCTAGCCGGAATTGTACCTTGTCCTGGAGTTATGACTATTATGTTATTTTCAATTTCATATGACTTTTACATTCAAGGCATAATTCTTTCAATAGCTATGTCAATTGGTATGGGATTGACCGTAACTATTTCGGCTTTACTATCACACTATTTTAGAATATTCTTAGATAAAAAAATATTCAATTTTAAAAAAGGACAAAAAATAATTTCTACATTTGCAAGCATTATGATAATATTTTTTGGTTTAATCTCATTGAATTTATATTAA